The Tautonia plasticadhaerens nucleotide sequence GATGCCCATCGCGTCGAGTTCCTTGTCGATCCTCCGTCCATCGGCGAGCTTGATGGCGGCCGTCCGACTCATCATCCTCCCGGCGCCGTGGCAACTCGAACCGAACGACTGGGCCATGCTCCCCGCCTGGCCTGCGAGGACCCAACTCGCCGTACCCATGCTGCCGGGGATGATCACAGGCTGGCCGATCTCATGGTACTTCCGGGGGATCTCCGGGTGCCCCGGCGGGAAGGCACGGGTCGCCCCCTTTCGGTGGACACAGAGTGACTTGCGCAGGTCGTCCCCCACGTCGTGGTCCTCGAACTTGGCGATGTTGTGGGCCACATCGTAGACGAGATCCAGCCCCAGGGCCGCCCACGACTCTCCGAAGATCCGCTCGAAGACGAGGCGGGCTTGATGGGTGAGCAATTGCCGGTTGCACCACGCGTAATTCGCCGCCGCTCGCATCGCCCCGAGGTACGATTGCCCCTCGGGACTCAGGACCGGGGCGCAGGCGAGTTGCCGGTCGGGGAGGGTGAACCCGTACTTCTGAGGGGCGTCGCGGAACATCGCCAGGTGGTCGTCGCAGACCTGATAACCGAGGCCTCGGGATCCGGAGTGGATCAAGAGGGTGACCATCCCCTCACGCAGGCCCATGACTCCCGCCGCCTGATCGTCGATCACACGGTCGACGACCTGGACCTCTAGGAAGTGGTTCCCGGAGCCGAGCGTTCCGCACTGGTCGGCCCCCCGGGCGAAGGCTCGGGGACTCACGAGGTCGGGCCTGGCATCGTCGAGTCGGCCTCCGGCCTCGGTGAATTCGAGGTCCCGAGGAGCCCCCCACCCGCGATCGACGACGTAACTCGACCCTTTCGACATCAGTTCGGACAGCTCGTCGGGCCGGAACGAGTAACGGCCGGACTGACCGACTCCGGTCGGGATGTCCCGGTACAGCTGGTCGACCAGTCGCTTGATGTGCGGCCTCGCGTCGTCCCAGGAGAGATCCGAGCGGAGCAGGCGGACCCCACAGTTGATGTCGTAGCCGACCCCGCCCGGGGAGATGACCCCCCCCTGCTCGGGGTCGGTCGCGGCCACGCCGCCGATGGCGAAGCCGTAACCCCAGTGGATGTCCGGCATCGCCAGGCTGGCGCGCTGGATCCCGGGAAGGGTCGCCACGTTGGCGACCTGCTCGGGCCCCTGGTCCCTGCGGATTTGCTCGATCAGCGTGTCGTCGGCGAAGATCAATCCGTCGACCCGCATGTCCTCCCGATAGCTCCTGGGGATCTTCCACTGGCAGGGCCCGACCTTCTCGAGCGGGCCGGTGTAGGCTCCGGGCATCGGCCTGGTCCTCGCATGGTGTGTCGGATTTCGAGTGGTCCCCCGATCCCGGGTCGACGCGGATCGGTCGCTGCAATTCCCGATCCGCCTCCGCTGGACACCGCTCGTTCGGGTAGCGTTCGGGAGTCGTCGAGGGGATGGGGGCCAGCGACGATCAAGAGACATTGGTCGAGGCACCGAGCGCGTGGACGGGGCCCGGGCTTCCGGACATCAACGGACGACGTCCGTCCTCACTCCCGGTCGACCCGCTTCAGCTCATCGAGCGGCAGCCGGACGGCATGACCGGGAGACTCGGCCGTCTCCTCGTTGACCCAGAACATTGCCCCGTCTTTCGTGAAGAACCCGTTGTCCTGGCCGAACCCGAGGACGATGGGCAGGATCGCGTCCGGGTCCCCGGCCTTGCCGGAACGGAGGACATTCGACCAGCCTCGTTCCAGGTCGGCAAACGCATAGGCGCCGTAGGATTCCTCGTCCGAGAAGACGAGGTCGTTGGCGATGCCGTCGCCGTCGAGGTCGAGGAAACGGAGGCCGGAGTCGAGTCGCTGGAGGCCGATCGTCCAGGCGCCTGGAGGGAGGCCGAAGGGGAGCTTCTCCCAGGACGATCCCCCCTCGCTCCAGCGGTAGACGCCATTGACCTCGCTCAGTCCCCGGTCCCGATTGGCGAGGATCGCCTCGCATCGGCCGTCGCCGTCGAGGTCCCGGAATCGGACGCCGCCGATGTCCACCGGCAAACCCCTGATCCGATCGTCGGCCAGGGCCCAACGGTCGCGGTCGAAGACCCAGCAGTGCTTCACCGGGCCTTCACCGCCGATCATCGCCGGTGGGCCCCCCGGATCGAGTACGGCGAACCGGACGGATGTCGGCCGCTCGGCGCCTTCGTGCATGATCAGGCTTGTCGGCAGGGGCCTTAGTTCCCATCGACGCCCGGCCGGCCTCCAGAGCTTCGTCAGCCTCGGGCCGCCGTCGCCGAGCAGGACGTCCAGGAACCCGTCTCCGTCCAGGTCGATGAGCCTCACGCCATTGTCCCGGCCGAATCGGTCCCGCACCGACTGGCCGCCGAGCAGATTCGCGTCGATCCGGGCCTGGGCCTCGCCGAAGTTCAGGAATCGGACGCGATTCCCATAGGTCCTCGAGGCGTATTGGATGAACTCCACCACCTGTTCGGGAGCGATCCACCCGTGCGGATGGAACACCATCGTGAAGACCCCCTGCTTGATCACGGCGGCGTCGAGGGCCCTGGTCCAGTCCTCGATCGTCTTGGCGTTGTTCTCGCCGAGGAGGTTCTGCGCCTCCCAGTCGCTCGGCACCATGCACGGGAATTCCCAGCAGAGACGGTTGATCAGGTACGGGTACGGGTAGTCCTCGACCCAGTTGATGAACGTGTCGTCCGGCAGGTATTTCCGGAACCTCGGCGTGCCGTCCGGGTCGACGACCAGCCCCCGGGGCAGGTCGGGGTCGTCGGGCGTCAGCACGACGCAGACGGACGAATCGATGGTCAAGAAGTGCTGCGCCTCGCTCCGCCCCTCGAAGAGTTCGCGGTAGAACCGGGGGCTTGGCGAATTGATCGAGTCGCAGCAGGGCATCCGGAAGGCGACCGGCAGGTTGCCCGGGATGCGGTGCATGAGGTCGACGCAGCCGTGGTAGGTCTTCGAGGCCGGCCCGATGTCCCCTCCGTCGAGCAACGGGCAGGGATGGTCGAGGGTATGGACCTCCATCGACACCCCCTCGGCAAGCCACTCGGCCACCTGGGGACTCTCCGGGTCGACCCGGTTGGTCATGATGCTCACCGGCGCCCGACCGTCCTCGATCTGCTTGAGCGAGTCGAGGATGGGCCGGAGGTAGCCCTCGTACTTCGGGATGTTGTCGCTGAGGTCGTCGATCGCCAGGATCACGACCGCGTCGACCCCATCCTCGCCGACCCACTGGGGCGTCGTCAGCTTCGGGAAGTGCCGGCCGACCGAATAGGGCCCGGACTGGTCGAGGTAGGTGAGGCGGTTCGCCGTCGCCGCCCGATCGGCCGTCGCGTCGGGTTCCCCTTGCGGCAGGGACAGGATCAGGGTGGGTAGGATCGCAGCGGTCCACATCGGCGGGTCCTCGGCGGGTGGGATGGTCGGGGCCGGAGCGAGGGTCGGGCTGGCAAGGGTGCCGGATCGCACCATCCTAACCCACTTGCACCGATCGCCCTAGCGATCGGACCGTCTCCCCCGTCGACCGATCCTGGACCCGGACCGGAGCCTCGGCGACAATGGTCTTGCCGTGCGGAGCCTGGCCGGGGATGAGGCCGGTACTCGTGACCCCGAGTCCTCGAGCCTCCCCATTACGGAGCGAGCGTCATCGGGCCGTCATGTCCCGGCTGGACGCGGCTCCCCTCCGAAGGGGTCGATCCTCCTGAGGGTCCCGCGACTCGGCCGGAGGGAAGCCAGCAGGCCGATGACCGAGTCGCCCTCTCGATCCCCGCTGGGGTCTTCTCTCGGCGATCGGAATTCCGACGAGTGGGAGAGGCCGTCCTAGCGGCGATCGGACCACGGTGTCGGGTCGTCCGATCTCGTGAACCCTCGCTGGACGACGGGCCTACGTCGGGGGCACGCCGACCATCGATCGACCGACGTCAACCTCCGACACCTTGCAGGACGCCCCCTTGCTCGATTCGACGGTGGATCACATGCGACCTCCGGTGCTGGAGGCCCGGGCCCTGACCCTCCAGTATTCGGGAGGGGGAGGGGTGCAGGCGATCGACCTCATGGTCGCGGAGGGGGAGCGGGTGTCCGTCCTCGGGCCTTCGGGGTCGGGGAAGACGACGTTACTTAGACTCATTGCCGGATTGGAACGGCCAGAGTCGGGAGAGATCTGGCTCGACGGTCGATCGGCGATCGACTTGGCCCCACGACATCGGGGGCTGGCGATGGTCTTCCAGGAACAACCGCCATATCCGCATCTCGATGTGGAGCGGAACCTCGGATTCGGCCTCCGGGCGCGGGGCCGAGCCGGATCGGAGTCGAGGGATCGGATCCGTCGAGTTGCCGCCAGCCTCGGGATCGAGTCGATGCTCCCTCGGAGACCGGCCGAGCTCTCGGGAGGGGAACGCCGCAGGGTGGTCCTCGGCCGTGCGATGGCGACCAGTCGGCGGCTGGTGTTACTGGACGAGCCATTTTCGGCGCTCGATCCGCCCCTCCGAGCCTCGATCCGGAGTGACCTGATCGCGTTGCACGACCGCCAGGGGGGGGCGATCGTCCTCGTCACCCACGACCAGGCCGAGGCGATGGCGTTCGGCCACCGGCTCGCGATCATCCGGGACGGGTCGCTCATCCAGGTCGGGGCGCCGGCGGAGGTCTATCGCCGACCGGCCCACCGGTTCGTGGCCGAGTTCCTCGGCGATCCGGGGGCGAGCGTGTTGCGTTGCGGAATCCGGGTCGGACCGGAATCGGCCCGGATCGATGGCCTGGTTCCGGGTGCCTCCTGGGCGGTGCCCCGGGGCGTGGGCTGGGTCGAGGCGATGGCCGGACGGAACCTGGGAGAGGTGGACCTCGCCCTGCGTCCCGAGCAGGTCGTTCGGCTCGTCCCCGACCGGTCGAGCCGCCTGACCGAGGCCCCGACGGTCGTCGCCCGGGTCGATCGTGTCGAGTCGAGAGGGCCGACCAGGCTGGTCATTGCCCGGTTCGGCCAGCATCGGGTCCGATTTTGGACTGAGGAGGTATCAGGACCCGATCCGGGTGATCGCGTCCCGATCCGGTTGGATCTTCAAACGGCCTGCTGGTTCGATCCGGTGACCGGGGAGGCGATCAATCCTTCGCGAGATGGAGCGACCGATCAGGGTTGAGAGGTGCCCCCAGGCGCGATGCCCTCGGAGAAGCCGCGGAGCATCACCGAGTCCGGGACCGCCTGCTTCGAGAAGTAGGGGTTCTCGATGGTTTCTCCGGAGGCGGGGACCTCTGCAGGTGTGGCCTCGGGGGGGAGGGTGCCGAGGCGGACTCCGACTCGGTCGAGGACGGCCTTGGCCAGCCGCTCGTCGCCGAAGAGCCCGACTCGGACTCGGGCCTCCGTCGCGGCCCCCCGGTCGACGAGACTCAGGTCGACGCGTCGGCCGTCCGAGGCCCGGCCCCGGACCAGGGTCTGTTCCGAATCGGCCTCGATCAGGCCGACCCGGATGATGTCCAGGTCGGTCATCGCCTCGCTCAGCGCACCCTCGACCTCCGGCCGGGGACTGGCGAAGCCTTGAGAAGCGGTCCCCGAGGCGTAGGCATACGTGGGCACGACCAACGACGGACCCCCGCTGCCGATCGGCCCCAGGGACCGGCAGCCGATCAGCCCGAGCGGGGCGATCGCCACTACGACGATCCGCATGATTCGCCTCGCCGTCATGGTACTCCCCCATGGCCCTTGGTCCGATCCGGCAACCTCCGCTCCCGGGTCTCGGCGGCAGGCTAGCCGACTCGCCCTCGGCGGTCAATGCGGGTCGGCATGAACCATCACCCGGGGTAGACTGCCCGCCCGCGCCGGATTCGAAGAGGTTCCCGGCCCAGCGGACGCCTCGCCGTGGGTGGCGGTGGAATCCATTTGGGGGCGAGCATCGAGCATGCTCCACCCGATCGTGAGGACATCGACTGGCGCGGAATTCCTTCGGGCTCGTATGCCCCCCTTGGACCCTGGGGATGAAGAATGGATTGCCGTTGACACACGCGTACGCACGTTCTATCTTCAGTGACCGTTTGCCAGGGGTTTGGCTCGGCCGAGGAAGACGAGGGGTTTGCTCGATGCGTCGCGATCGCCGGGGCCGTCTCCGCCGACCCGATCAGGACCGGGGGCTTCGATCGATGCACCCGACCTTGCCCGACTGCTGGGAGAGCCGGGCGCTTCGCGTGGCGATGTCGGAGGAGGACTGGACTCGCCTGGAATCCCTGATCCTCCGAGTCGCGGCCGATCAGCCGACCCGAGCCCGAGCCCTCGGGGCCGCCCTGTCGTACCTGATGCGGGAGGAGTCCGCCGCCCCACCCGAGTCGGGCCCCCTGGACTGGCTCGACTGGGAACTTCGCAAGACACTGCATGCCTTGCGATCCCTCCGCCCTGGTGCCTGAACCTCGCCTCTGGCCCCCGACAACCATCGCTCGTCGCGCGGCACCGATCGACTCGGAGTCGTACGGTCTCCGCATCCGCCTCGTATTTTCGCCCGGGGCCCATCCCCGACCGTTCTTCGTAAACCCACCCAGGAGAAATCCGTGGCGACCACAACGCCTTCGCACGACGTCAAGGACCTTGCCCTCGCAAAGGCCGGCTACAAGCGCATCTTGTGGGCCGACCGTGACATGCCCGTGCTCTCGACCATCCGGGAGCGGTTCACCCAGGAGCAGCCGCTCAAGGGGCTCCGGATGTCGGCCTGCCTCCACGTGACGGCGGAGACCGCGAATCTCGCCCGCACGCTCAAGGCGGGTGGCGCCGACCTGGTCCTGATCGCCTCCAATCCGCTCTCCACCCAGGATGACGTCTCCGCCAGCCTCGTCGAGGACTTCGGCATCTCCGTCCACGCTATCAAGGGCGAGGACGAGACGAGCTACTACAAGCACATCGCCGCCGCGCTGGCCCACACGCCTAATGTAACGATGGACGACGGCGCCGATCTCGTCAGCGCCATGATCTTCATCGCCCTGAACAGGCTCGACGACCTCCACCCCGAGGTCCGGAACTGGGCCTCCACCCTCTCCCCGGAGCAGCGGGCCGGCATCGCCCAGAACGTCGTCGCCAGCATGGAGGAGACGACCACCGGAGTCATCCGGCTCCGGGCGATGGAGAAGGACGGGGTGCTGAAGCTGCCCGTCATCGCCGTGAATGACGCCCAGACGAAGCACTTCTTCGACAACCGCTACGGCACCGGCCAGAGCACGATCGACGGCGTCATCCGCGCCACCGACATGCTTATCGCCGGCAAGAAGATCGTCGTCTGCGGCTACGGCTGGTGCGGCAAGGGGGTCGCCCTGCGGGCCCGGGGCATGGGCGGTCAGGTGATCATCACCGAGATCGACCCGATCCGCGCCCTGGAAGCCGCCATGGACGGCTTCGACGTCATGCCGATCGCCACCGCCGCCAAGGTCG carries:
- a CDS encoding DUF3568 family protein, producing MRIVVVAIAPLGLIGCRSLGPIGSGGPSLVVPTYAYASGTASQGFASPRPEVEGALSEAMTDLDIIRVGLIEADSEQTLVRGRASDGRRVDLSLVDRGAATEARVRVGLFGDERLAKAVLDRVGVRLGTLPPEATPAEVPASGETIENPYFSKQAVPDSVMLRGFSEGIAPGGTSQP
- a CDS encoding FG-GAP repeat domain-containing protein; protein product: MWTAAILPTLILSLPQGEPDATADRAATANRLTYLDQSGPYSVGRHFPKLTTPQWVGEDGVDAVVILAIDDLSDNIPKYEGYLRPILDSLKQIEDGRAPVSIMTNRVDPESPQVAEWLAEGVSMEVHTLDHPCPLLDGGDIGPASKTYHGCVDLMHRIPGNLPVAFRMPCCDSINSPSPRFYRELFEGRSEAQHFLTIDSSVCVVLTPDDPDLPRGLVVDPDGTPRFRKYLPDDTFINWVEDYPYPYLINRLCWEFPCMVPSDWEAQNLLGENNAKTIEDWTRALDAAVIKQGVFTMVFHPHGWIAPEQVVEFIQYASRTYGNRVRFLNFGEAQARIDANLLGGQSVRDRFGRDNGVRLIDLDGDGFLDVLLGDGGPRLTKLWRPAGRRWELRPLPTSLIMHEGAERPTSVRFAVLDPGGPPAMIGGEGPVKHCWVFDRDRWALADDRIRGLPVDIGGVRFRDLDGDGRCEAILANRDRGLSEVNGVYRWSEGGSSWEKLPFGLPPGAWTIGLQRLDSGLRFLDLDGDGIANDLVFSDEESYGAYAFADLERGWSNVLRSGKAGDPDAILPIVLGFGQDNGFFTKDGAMFWVNEETAESPGHAVRLPLDELKRVDRE
- a CDS encoding RtcB family protein — encoded protein: MPGAYTGPLEKVGPCQWKIPRSYREDMRVDGLIFADDTLIEQIRRDQGPEQVANVATLPGIQRASLAMPDIHWGYGFAIGGVAATDPEQGGVISPGGVGYDINCGVRLLRSDLSWDDARPHIKRLVDQLYRDIPTGVGQSGRYSFRPDELSELMSKGSSYVVDRGWGAPRDLEFTEAGGRLDDARPDLVSPRAFARGADQCGTLGSGNHFLEVQVVDRVIDDQAAGVMGLREGMVTLLIHSGSRGLGYQVCDDHLAMFRDAPQKYGFTLPDRQLACAPVLSPEGQSYLGAMRAAANYAWCNRQLLTHQARLVFERIFGESWAALGLDLVYDVAHNIAKFEDHDVGDDLRKSLCVHRKGATRAFPPGHPEIPRKYHEIGQPVIIPGSMGTASWVLAGQAGSMAQSFGSSCHGAGRMMSRTAAIKLADGRRIDKELDAMGIIARARGHKGLAEEQPAAYKDVDQVVEVVDSVGISKKVARLRPVGVIKG
- the ahcY gene encoding adenosylhomocysteinase, encoding MATTTPSHDVKDLALAKAGYKRILWADRDMPVLSTIRERFTQEQPLKGLRMSACLHVTAETANLARTLKAGGADLVLIASNPLSTQDDVSASLVEDFGISVHAIKGEDETSYYKHIAAALAHTPNVTMDDGADLVSAMIFIALNRLDDLHPEVRNWASTLSPEQRAGIAQNVVASMEETTTGVIRLRAMEKDGVLKLPVIAVNDAQTKHFFDNRYGTGQSTIDGVIRATDMLIAGKKIVVCGYGWCGKGVALRARGMGGQVIITEIDPIRALEAAMDGFDVMPIATAAKVGDLFITVTGNIHVIRDEHFAAMKDGAMICNSGHFNVELQLDGLAKLAKDVTKGIHPFVDEYAMPSGNRLYVLGEGRLINLAAAHGHPASVMDMSFAAQALATEWSLKNQGKLEHKVYNVPVAVDEYVAKLKLQTMGIAIDELTAEQTKYLNSWEQGT
- a CDS encoding ABC transporter ATP-binding protein; amino-acid sequence: MRPPVLEARALTLQYSGGGGVQAIDLMVAEGERVSVLGPSGSGKTTLLRLIAGLERPESGEIWLDGRSAIDLAPRHRGLAMVFQEQPPYPHLDVERNLGFGLRARGRAGSESRDRIRRVAASLGIESMLPRRPAELSGGERRRVVLGRAMATSRRLVLLDEPFSALDPPLRASIRSDLIALHDRQGGAIVLVTHDQAEAMAFGHRLAIIRDGSLIQVGAPAEVYRRPAHRFVAEFLGDPGASVLRCGIRVGPESARIDGLVPGASWAVPRGVGWVEAMAGRNLGEVDLALRPEQVVRLVPDRSSRLTEAPTVVARVDRVESRGPTRLVIARFGQHRVRFWTEEVSGPDPGDRVPIRLDLQTACWFDPVTGEAINPSRDGATDQG